The Equus quagga isolate Etosha38 unplaced genomic scaffold, UCLA_HA_Equagga_1.0 206971_RagTag, whole genome shotgun sequence genome includes a window with the following:
- the LOC124233593 gene encoding catechol O-methyltransferase codes for MLEPTHMLLAAFSLGLALLPLLFFLRRWGWLLIGWNEFILQPIHNLLMGDSKEQRILRHVLQHAVAGDPQSVLETIDAYCSQKEWAMNVGDKKGQFLDAVVQEQQPSVLLELGAYCGYSAVRMARLLPPGARLLTIEINPDYAAITQQMLDFAGLQDRVTVVLGASQDIIPQLKKKYDVDTLDVVFLDHWKDRYLPDTLLLEECGLLRKGTVLLADNVIFPGAPDFLAHVRGSGRFECTHFSAYLEHVQKVDGVEKAVYLGPDSPAQP; via the exons ATGCTAGAGCCAACACACATGCTGTTGGCAGCCTTCTCATTGGGCCTGGcactgctgcctctgctcttcttcctgcGACGCTGGGGCTGGCTCCTCATCGGCTGGAATGAGTTCATCCTACAGCCCATCCACAACCTGCTCATGGGTGACAGCAAGGAGCAGCGCATTCTGCGCCATGTGCTGCAGCACGCGGTGGCCGGGGACCCGCAGAGCGTGCTGGAGACCATTGACGCCTACTGCTCGCAGAAGGAATGGGCCATGAACGTGGGCGACAAGAAAG GCCAGTTCCTGGATGCAGTGGTGCAGGAGCAGCAGCCGTCTGTGCTGCTGGAGCTGGGGGCCTACTGCGGCTACTCGGCCGTGCGCATGGCCCGCCTGCTGCCGCCCGGCGCCCGTCTGCTCACCATCGAGATCAACCCTGACTACGCCGCCATCACCCAGCAGATGCTGGACTTCGCGGGCCTGCAGGACAGG GTAACCGTTGTCCTCGGGGCCTCCCAGGACATCATCCCCCAGCTGAAGAAGAAATATGACGTGGACACGCTGGACGTGGTCTTCCTAGACCACTGGAAGGACCGGTACCTGCCGGACACGCTCCTCCTGGAG GAGTGTGGCCTGTTACGCAAGGGGACGGTGTTGCTGGCTGACAATGTCATTTTCCCAGGAGCACCGGATTTCCTGGCACACGTGCGTGGGAGCGGCCGCTTTGAGTGCACGCACTTCTCCGCTTACCTGGAGCACGTCCAGAAGGTGGATGGCGTGGAGAAGGCCGTCTACCTGGGCCCAGACAGCCCAGCACAGCCTTGA